One Phaseolus vulgaris cultivar G19833 chromosome 11, P. vulgaris v2.0, whole genome shotgun sequence genomic window carries:
- the LOC137832572 gene encoding serine/threonine-protein kinase D6PKL2, whose protein sequence is MDTEDLADDLHSLSFASTNTTTKRSTSFSSETTTVTPSTSSHFLHPPLPNAKPHAPSSDPCASFIHRTRPLAFSHLRFTRRLGSGDMSAVYLAEPREEGGGAVFAAKVMEKEDLARRNKEGRARTEREILEMLDHPFLPTLYASIHAPKWLCFLTPFCPGGDLHVLRQRFPNKRFLESAVRFYASEVLLALEYLHMLGIIYRDLKPENVLIRSDGHIMLTDFDLSLKCDDSTSTAQIISDQNPLPTRNNCHVEGARVASSSCIIPSCIVPTASCFQPRRKRKKKQKLRSGPAFVAEPMNVRSMSFVGTHEYLAPEIVSGEGHGSAVDWWTLGIFMFELFYGVTPFKGMDHELTLANIVARALEFPKEPGCSGAMKELISQLLVKDPAKRLGSLMGASAIKQHSFFDGVNWALLRCTTPPFLPPPNAKAVYDDDHHTSPDIFVDSY, encoded by the exons ATGGACACTGAGGATCTAGCCGACGACCTTCACAGTCTCAGCTTCGCTTCCACCAATACAACCACCAAACGCAGCACAAGTTTCAGCTCAGAAACCACCACCGTCACGCCCTCCACCTCCTCCCACTTTCTCCACCCGCCACTCCCCAACGCCAAGCCTCACGCGCCCTCCTCCGACCCCTGCGCCTCTTTCATCCACCGTACAAGGCCCCTGGCCTTCTCGCACCTCCGCTTCACGCGCCGCCTGGGCTCCGGCGACATGAGCGCCGTCTATTTGGCGGAGCCCAgggaagaaggtggcggcgcgGTGTTCGCAGCGAAGGTGATGGAGAAGGAGGACTTGGCGAGGAGGAACAAGGAAGGGAGAGCGAGGACAGAAAGGGAAATTCTGGAAATGTTGGATCACCCGTTCTTGCCCACGCTCTACGCGTCCATCCACGCGCCAAAATGGCTCTGCTTCCTAACGCCGTTCTGCCCCGGCGGTGACTTGCACGTCCTCCGCCAGCGCTTCCCCAACAAACGCTTCCTCGAATCCGCCGTCAG GTTCTACGCATCCGAAGTTTTGTTGGCACTTGAATATCTCCATATGCTGGGGATTATCTACCGCGACCTCAAACCCGAAAACGTGTTGATAAGATCTGACGGCCACATCATGCTCACCGACTTCGACCTGTCACTAAAATGCGACGATTCCACATCAACGGCACAGATAATCTCCGACCAAAACCCCCTTCCCACGCGCAACAACTGCCACGTGGAGGGCGCACGGGTGGCGTCGTCGTCGTGCATAATCCCGAGCTGCATAGTCCCGACGGCGTCGTGTTTCCAGCCGAGACGCAAGcggaagaagaagcagaagctgCGTAGCGGGCCTGCGTTCGTGGCGGAGCCCATGAACGTTCGGTCGATGTCATTCGTGGGGACCCACGAGTACTTGGCGCCGGAGATCGTGTCCGGGGAGGGCCACGGTAGTGCCGTGGACTGGTGGACTTTGGGGATATTTATGTTCGAACTGTTTTACGGCGTGACACCCTTCAAGGGCATGGACCACGAGCTAACCCTGGCGAACATTGTGGCTCGAGCCCTTGAGTTCCCGAAGGAACCGGGTTGTTCAGGGGCCATGAAGGAGCTTATATCGCAGTTGCTGGTTAAGGACCCCGCAAAGAGGCTAGGGTCGCTGATGGGGGCTTCTGCGATCAAGCAACACTCTTTTTTTGACGGCGTTAATTGGGCGTTGCTTAGGTGTACAACTCCACCCTTTCTTCCCCCACCTAACGCCAAAGCTGTATATGATGATGATCATCACACTTCCCCTGACATTTTCGTTGATTCTTATTAA
- the LOC137832583 gene encoding uncharacterized protein isoform X1 has product MNVINLRFCHSSQLLHSPNLLFIVPSLQTPNFNLRNPTTPLAISCKNRFFSPIRASMASSASVTDNQTKPFSVLFVCLGNICRSPAAEGVFTDLVNKKSLNSMFRIDSAGTINYHEGNEADSRMRAASKRRGIQITSISRPIKPSDFTDFDLILAMDKQNREDILEAFNRWKGKHSLPDDAHKKVGARSCSSLGLLFGILFGLTRIVMMQVKLMCSYCKKHDESEVPDPYYGGAQGFEKVLDLLEDACGSLLETILAENKHVQES; this is encoded by the exons ATGAACGTAATTAATTTACGATTTTGCCACTCTTCCCAACTCCTCCATTCACCAAATCTCCTCTTCATTGTTCCTTCTTTGCAAACTCCAAACTTCAATCTGAGAAACCCAACAACCCCTTTAGCCATTTCCTGCAAAAATCGTTTCTTTTCTCCAATTCGTGCGTCCATGGCCTCCTCAGCCTCCGTCACGGACAACCAAACAAAGCCATTTTCCGTTCTCTTCGTGTGCCTCGGCAACATCTGCAGAAGCCCCGCTGCCGAAGGAGTATTTACTGACTTAGTCAACAAAAAGAGCCTCAATTCGATGTTCAGAATTGATTCTGCTGGCACTATCAATTACCACGAG GGAAATGAAGCGGACTCGAGAATGAGGGCAGCCTCAAAGAGGCGTGGGATTCAGATAACTTCTATTTCAAGGCCAATCAAGCCCTCTGATTTCACTGACTTTGACCTCATTCTTGCTATGGACAAGCAGAACAGAG AGGACATATTGGAGGCCTTTAATAGATGGAAAGGAAAACATTCCTTACCGGATGATGCACATAAAAAGGTTGGTGCAAGGTCTTGCTCTTCTTTGGGGCTTTTGTTTGGTATACTTTTTGGTCTAACCAGGATTGTGATGATGCAGGTTAAGTTGATGTGTTCATATTGTAAGAAGCATGATGAAAGTGAAGTCCCGGATCCCTATTATGGTGGAGCGCAAGGGTTTGAGAAG GTGTTGGATTTGCTAGAAGATGCTTGCGGATCATTACTGGAAACCATTTTGGCAGAAAATAAACATGTACAGGAATCCTAA
- the LOC137832583 gene encoding uncharacterized protein isoform X2, with the protein MNVINLRFCHSSQLLHSPNLLFIVPSLQTPNFNLRNPTTPLAISCKNRFFSPIRASMASSASVTDNQTKPFSVLFVCLGNICRSPAAEGVFTDLVNKKSLNSMFRIDSAGTINYHEGNEADSRMRAASKRRGIQITSISRPIKPSDFTDFDLILAMDKQNREDILEAFNRWKGKHSLPDDAHKKVKLMCSYCKKHDESEVPDPYYGGAQGFEKVLDLLEDACGSLLETILAENKHVQES; encoded by the exons ATGAACGTAATTAATTTACGATTTTGCCACTCTTCCCAACTCCTCCATTCACCAAATCTCCTCTTCATTGTTCCTTCTTTGCAAACTCCAAACTTCAATCTGAGAAACCCAACAACCCCTTTAGCCATTTCCTGCAAAAATCGTTTCTTTTCTCCAATTCGTGCGTCCATGGCCTCCTCAGCCTCCGTCACGGACAACCAAACAAAGCCATTTTCCGTTCTCTTCGTGTGCCTCGGCAACATCTGCAGAAGCCCCGCTGCCGAAGGAGTATTTACTGACTTAGTCAACAAAAAGAGCCTCAATTCGATGTTCAGAATTGATTCTGCTGGCACTATCAATTACCACGAG GGAAATGAAGCGGACTCGAGAATGAGGGCAGCCTCAAAGAGGCGTGGGATTCAGATAACTTCTATTTCAAGGCCAATCAAGCCCTCTGATTTCACTGACTTTGACCTCATTCTTGCTATGGACAAGCAGAACAGAG AGGACATATTGGAGGCCTTTAATAGATGGAAAGGAAAACATTCCTTACCGGATGATGCACATAAAAAG GTTAAGTTGATGTGTTCATATTGTAAGAAGCATGATGAAAGTGAAGTCCCGGATCCCTATTATGGTGGAGCGCAAGGGTTTGAGAAG GTGTTGGATTTGCTAGAAGATGCTTGCGGATCATTACTGGAAACCATTTTGGCAGAAAATAAACATGTACAGGAATCCTAA
- the LOC137832595 gene encoding histone deacetylase 9-like isoform X2 — protein sequence MTVSFHKYGDQFFPGTGDAKEIGEREGKFYAINVPLKDGIDDLSFTRLFKTIVSKVVETYQPGAIVLQCGADSLAGDRLGCFNLSIDGHSECVSFVKRFNLPLLVTGGGGYTKENVARCWTVETGVLLDTELPNEIPENDYIKYFAPEFSLKIPNGQIENLNSKSYLSTIKIQVLENLRCIQHAPSVQMQEVPPDFYIPDFDEDEQNPDERIDQHTQDKRIQRDDEYYEADNDNDQMDVS from the exons ATGACTGTCAGTTTTCATAAGTATGGAGACCAGTTCTTCCCCGGTACCGGTGATGCTAAG GAAATAGGAGAAAGAGAAGGAAAGTTTTATGCTATAAATGTCCCATTGAAGGATGGAATAGATGACCTTAGCTTCACACGACTTTTCAAGACT ATTGTTTCCAAAGTAGTTGAAACATATCAACCTGGTGCAATAGTTCTCCAGTGTGGAGCAGATTCGCTTGCAGGAGATCGCTTGGGTTGCTTCAATCTCTCTATTGATG GTCACTCTGAATGTGTTAGCTTTGTAAAAAGGTTCAATTTGCCATTGCTG GTCACTGGAGGCGGGGGATACACAAAAGAAAATGTTGCTCGATGTTGGACTGTTGAAACAGGAGTTCTTCTAGATACAGAGCTTCCTAATG AGATTCCAGAAAatgattatattaaatattttgcaCCAGAATTCTCTTTGAAGATTCCGAATGGGCAGATa GAAAACTTAAATAGTAAATCATATCTTAGCACCATTAAAATTCAAGTCTTGGAAAATCTTCGTTGCATCCAACATGCTCCTAGTGTACAAATGCAGGAG GTCCCTCCTGACTTCTACATTCCAGATTTCGATGAAGATGAGCAGAACCCTGATGAGCGCATTGATC AGCACACTCAAGACAAGCGCATCCAGCGCGATGATGAATATTATGAAGCTGACAATGACAATGATCAAATGGATGTTTCATGA
- the LOC137832595 gene encoding histone deacetylase 9-like isoform X1, producing MRSKDRIAYFYDGDVGSVYFGAKHPMKPHRLCMTHHLVLSYDLHKKMEIYRPHKAYPVELAQFHSADYVEFLHRITPDTQHLFLNELTKYNLGEDCPVFDNLFEFCQIYAGGTIDAARRLNNQLCDIAINWAGGLHHAKKCEASGFCYINDLVLGILELLKYHARVLYIDIDVHHGDGVEEAFYFTDRVMTVSFHKYGDQFFPGTGDAKEIGEREGKFYAINVPLKDGIDDLSFTRLFKTIVSKVVETYQPGAIVLQCGADSLAGDRLGCFNLSIDGHSECVSFVKRFNLPLLVTGGGGYTKENVARCWTVETGVLLDTELPNEIPENDYIKYFAPEFSLKIPNGQIENLNSKSYLSTIKIQVLENLRCIQHAPSVQMQEVPPDFYIPDFDEDEQNPDERIDQHTQDKRIQRDDEYYEADNDNDQMDVS from the exons ATGCGCTCCAAGGATAGAATCGCTTACTTCTACGACG GCGACGTCGGTAGTGTTTACTTTGGGGCGAAGCATCCAATGAAGCCGCACCGGCTTTGCATGACTCATCATCTTGTTCTCTCATATGACCTTCATAAGAAAATGGAGATTTAT CGTCCTCACAAGGCTTATCCTGTTGAGCTTGCCCAGTTTCACTCAGCTGATTATGTTGAGTTTTTGCACAGGATTACGCCTGACACTCAGCACTTGTTCTTAAATGAACTGACAAAAT ATAACCTTGGAGAAGACTGCCCTGTATTTGACAacttatttgaattttgtcaGATTTATGCTGGCGGAACCATAG ATGCTGCACGTCGATTGAACAACCAACTTTGTGATATTGCTATAAACTGGGCTGGTGGACTTCATCATGCCAAGAAATGCGAGGCTTCTGGGTTTTGTTACATCAATGACTTGGTTTTAGGAATCTTGGAGCTTCTTAAATATCATGCCCGTGTTTTGTATATTGATATAGATGTGCACCATGGTGATGGCGTAGAAGAAGCCTTCTACTTCACTGACAG GGTGATGACTGTCAGTTTTCATAAGTATGGAGACCAGTTCTTCCCCGGTACCGGTGATGCTAAG GAAATAGGAGAAAGAGAAGGAAAGTTTTATGCTATAAATGTCCCATTGAAGGATGGAATAGATGACCTTAGCTTCACACGACTTTTCAAGACT ATTGTTTCCAAAGTAGTTGAAACATATCAACCTGGTGCAATAGTTCTCCAGTGTGGAGCAGATTCGCTTGCAGGAGATCGCTTGGGTTGCTTCAATCTCTCTATTGATG GTCACTCTGAATGTGTTAGCTTTGTAAAAAGGTTCAATTTGCCATTGCTG GTCACTGGAGGCGGGGGATACACAAAAGAAAATGTTGCTCGATGTTGGACTGTTGAAACAGGAGTTCTTCTAGATACAGAGCTTCCTAATG AGATTCCAGAAAatgattatattaaatattttgcaCCAGAATTCTCTTTGAAGATTCCGAATGGGCAGATa GAAAACTTAAATAGTAAATCATATCTTAGCACCATTAAAATTCAAGTCTTGGAAAATCTTCGTTGCATCCAACATGCTCCTAGTGTACAAATGCAGGAG GTCCCTCCTGACTTCTACATTCCAGATTTCGATGAAGATGAGCAGAACCCTGATGAGCGCATTGATC AGCACACTCAAGACAAGCGCATCCAGCGCGATGATGAATATTATGAAGCTGACAATGACAATGATCAAATGGATGTTTCATGA
- the LOC137832034 gene encoding uncharacterized protein isoform X1: protein MNMKAFKKPQQILHSLLLFNIILSGSSIQQNDANYCGNIQTQTPFSNSSILDSMVLCISHNLYLRSSLGLFHVSSLDNNGRLLTITHSSCSSLQYVSPLAVTAGFPSPPEPNSLVLFNCSSRRNPLFPIMQNCRDLYKCGGAVSPSSKTQEENHNHPHPCVVVEDLKNVDKDFHPEHLNCSHFSWVHRSASDGGHDQGFKVGTRISVDIPRVPEICQGCEKPNGTCGAGLNCLCHPKECKDKVISKAVQKSTGSVFLSLLSFIGSVTVAFFMGV from the exons ATGAACATGAAGGCATTCAAGAAACCACAACAAATTCTTCATTCTTTACTCTTATTCAATATCATATTATCAGGTTCTTCTATACAGCAAAATGATGCAAACTACTGTGGGAATATCCAAACTCAAACACCTTTCTCCAATTCTTCTATACTAGATAGCATGGTTTTATGCATATCTCATAATCTCTACTTGAGATCATCCCTTGGCCTTTTTCATGTTTCATCACTAGACAACAATGGTAGATTACTAACCATCACTCACTCTTCTTGTTCTTCTCTACAATATGTTTCTCCTCTAGCTGTCACAGCTGGTTTCCCTTCTCCTCCTGAGCCTAACTCACTTGTTCTCTTCAATTGCTCAAGCAGAAGAAACCCCCTTTTCCCAATCATGCAAAATTGTAGGGACTTGTACAAATGTGGAGGTGCTGTTTCACCATCTTCCAAGACTCAAGAAGAGAACCATAACCACCCTCATCCATGTGTAGTTGTTGAAGATCTGAAAAACGTTGATAAGGATTTTCACCCTGAGCATCTGAACTGCTCTCATTTCAGCTGGGTACATAGAAGTGCATCAGATGGTGGACATGATCAAGGATTTAAGGTTGGAACAAGGATATCTGTTGACATTCCTCGTGTACCAGAAATCTGTCAAGGGTGTGAAAAACCTAATGGAACCTGTGGTGCTGGGTTGAATTGTTTATGTCACCCTAAAGAGTGCA AAGACAAGGTGATCTCCAAGGCTGTGCAAAAATCTACTGGTAGTGTTTTTTTGTCTCTGCTTTCTTTCATTGGTTCAGTTACTGTTGCCTTCTTCATGGGTGTCTAA
- the LOC137832034 gene encoding uncharacterized protein isoform X2, whose amino-acid sequence MNMKAFKKPQQILHSLLLFNIILSGSSIQQNDANYCGNIQTQTPFSNSSILDSMVLCISHNLYLRSSLGLFHVSSLDNNGRLLTITHSSCSSLQYVSPLAVTAGFPSPPEPNSLVLFNCSSRRNPLFPIMQNCRDLYKCGGAVSPSSKTQEENHNHPHPCVVVEDLKNVDKDFHPEHLNCSHFSWVHRSASDGGHDQGFKVGTRISVDIPRVPEICQGCEKPNGTCGAGLNCLCHPKECSK is encoded by the coding sequence ATGAACATGAAGGCATTCAAGAAACCACAACAAATTCTTCATTCTTTACTCTTATTCAATATCATATTATCAGGTTCTTCTATACAGCAAAATGATGCAAACTACTGTGGGAATATCCAAACTCAAACACCTTTCTCCAATTCTTCTATACTAGATAGCATGGTTTTATGCATATCTCATAATCTCTACTTGAGATCATCCCTTGGCCTTTTTCATGTTTCATCACTAGACAACAATGGTAGATTACTAACCATCACTCACTCTTCTTGTTCTTCTCTACAATATGTTTCTCCTCTAGCTGTCACAGCTGGTTTCCCTTCTCCTCCTGAGCCTAACTCACTTGTTCTCTTCAATTGCTCAAGCAGAAGAAACCCCCTTTTCCCAATCATGCAAAATTGTAGGGACTTGTACAAATGTGGAGGTGCTGTTTCACCATCTTCCAAGACTCAAGAAGAGAACCATAACCACCCTCATCCATGTGTAGTTGTTGAAGATCTGAAAAACGTTGATAAGGATTTTCACCCTGAGCATCTGAACTGCTCTCATTTCAGCTGGGTACATAGAAGTGCATCAGATGGTGGACATGATCAAGGATTTAAGGTTGGAACAAGGATATCTGTTGACATTCCTCGTGTACCAGAAATCTGTCAAGGGTGTGAAAAACCTAATGGAACCTGTGGTGCTGGGTTGAATTGTTTATGTCACCCTAAAGAGTGCAGTAAGTAA
- the LOC137833629 gene encoding uncharacterized protein: MCGIFDKHITTRSVPNTTPIEAWSGFKPNVQHLKVFGSITYAHVPKAARSKLNDKAVNTIFIGYNHGGYKLYNPMTKKVIVSRDVTFVEDEEWQWNLIVYLGVDLLLKTWLILINKGSNIRKTVMNLFLGQAMEGRVEKKMRETGEWVAANARPKSLLPVPSPFTNSNLISNLMLIILMSFFSSSVVGKGRFLFMVQWMLPIWITLFLIAFGAFKIPFTNTFLDDLLL; the protein is encoded by the exons ATGTgtggtatatttgataaacataTCACCACTCGtagtgttcctaacacaactccgattgaggcatggagcggattcaaacccaatgttcaacacttgaaggtatttgggtcaattacttatgctcatgtcccCAAGGCAGCAAGATCAAAGTTGAATGATAAGGCAGTGAataccattttcattggatataatcATGGAGGATACAaactgtacaatccaatgacaaagaaggtgattgtgagtcgtgatgttacatttgttgaagatgaggaatggcaatggaat TTAATTGTTTATTTGGGGGTTGACTTGCTTTTGAAAACGTGGTTGATTTTGATAAACAAAGGTTCCAACATTCGAAAGACGGTGATGAACTTGTTCCTAGGACAAGCGATGGAAGGAAGAGTGGAGAAGAAGATGAGGGAGACGGGAGAGTGGGTTGCCGCTAATGCGAGGCCAAAATCACTTCTTCCAGTACCTTCTCCTTTCACCAACTCCAATCTCATTTCTAATTTAATGCTAATAATCTTAATgtcattcttctcttcttctgttGTAGGAAAAGGAAGATTTCTGTTTATGGTTCAATGGATGCTTCCAATTTGGATAACATTGTTCCTAatagcttttggagccttcaaAATACCATTCACCAACACCTTTCTTGACGATCTCCTCCTGTGA